ACGACACGTTCGACCTCGACCAGGGCTACACCGGCGTCAACCAGTTCCTGTTCGGGATCATGCCCTTCTTCAACGCCAACAGCGGTGCGGCCTTCGGCTCCGCGTCGGGCGACAAGGGCGGCGAGTGGGACGGCGACGACTTCCTCGAGGCCACCGGCGTGTGCATCCTCGCGGACGGCACGTGCCGCCCCTGGTCGAACCCGGCGATGTACAACATCACCATCATCGGCTCGACCCCGGACGCCGGTCAGCACTTCACGCCGGCTTCTCCCGCCTCGGCGAACCGCGGCATCCAGATGCGCAACGGCTTCGCGGGTGAGCTCCTCAACTCGATCGTCGTGAACACGGGAACGGCGCAGGGCTTCGACGTCGACACCGCGGTGGCGGCGGCGTGCCCGGGCTACGACGCGGTCGACAACGTCGCGACCTGCACCCTCCAGGTGCTCGCCTCGACGTTCGACGACGGCGCCGCGCTCCCGGCGACCGAGCTCGCGGCGCTCGCCTGCGGCGACGCGGACGTGCGCACGCCGACGGTCCTGTCGAACAACTTCGTGAACAGCGCGGCCTTCGCGGGCCTCGCCCAGGAAGACACGACGTTCGATCCGCAGGGCAACGCGTCGGGCAAGCTCGACTCGAGCCTCCGCCCGAGCAAGATCAACCCGCGCCCGGTGACCGCGGGTGCCACGGCGGGTGCCGTCGCCGGTGCTCCGGTGACGACGACCTACCGCGGCGCGTTCGACCGCCTCCTGCCCACGCTGTGGACGGACGGTTGGACCGCGCTGAGCATGGCGGGTCTGCTCTAGCCATTCGTTAGTCGGTGATCGAAGCGGCTCCCACTCGCCCCGTCCGAACCGGGGCGAGTGGGAGCCCGGTTCCAGACAAAGAAGCTGTCCACGCTGAATCGAACACCCTCGGAAGGGAACCAAGGACGAAACCATGAAGGCCAAGATCTTCCTCGCAACGATCGCCTCGCTGACGCTCGCAGGGTCCGCGCAGGCGACGCTGATCGCGGGCTGGGACTTCTCCCAGTACGCGGCCGGCGGCTTCCTCTCGACGAACGGCATCAACGCGGTCGCCACGCTCGATGCCAACTACTCGGACCTCGACCCGACGTTCAACGCCGGCGCCGAGTCCGCCGCGTACGGCACGATGTACATGGACGGGACCTACGGCTCGACGGACGTGACGCCGCTCCTGGACACGTTCGCCGAGACGTTCCAGCCCTTCGACGGCTCGCTGTCGAGCGGCCTGACCACGCCGTTCCCGATCCCGTTCGACTCGCACACCGTGCTCGCCTCGGAGGGCCAGACCTTCCAGAACTTCCTGAGCCTCGCTCCGAACTTCGGTGAGCAGGGCTCGGTGGTGTTCGAGGCGGCGCTCGGCAGCCTGCTCGGCGACACCTGGAGCCTCAGCTTCGGCGGTCTCGCCTTCGGCGGCACGGGCGCGTCGCAGGCCCTCGTCGAGGTCGCCTTCGACGGCGGTGCGTACTCGTCGGTCGGCAACGCGAACCTGACGGGCGTCGACACGCTCTTCTCGTTCAACCTCGGCGCGACGGCGGCCAACTCGGTCCAGGTCCGCCTCTCGCTCGACTCGACGTCGACGATCTCGATGATCGACAACGTCGCGATCAGCGCGGGCAACGTGGTTCCGGAGCCGGGCACGGGCCTCCTCGTGACCTCGGGCCTCCTCGGCCTCGCCGCCATGGGCCGCCGCCGCAACTAACGGCATCGGCTACGGTTCGGATCGACCCTCGAGCCCCCGCCTCGTCTCCGGCTACCCCCGGGCGAGGCGGGGGCTCCTCACTTGCGGAGCCCGCCGTGACGACGCCCCTCCCCACGACGCTCGCGATCGCCGCCCTCGCAGCCTCGCTCGTCGCGACTGCGCCCGCCGCGCGCGCCGACGAGCCGTCGTTCCCCCCGGCGCCCGGGCCGGAGGTGCAGAACGCGCTCCCCGACTACCACGTCGCCGATCCGTCGGCGCCGCCCGTCACCGCCGCCACGCTGCTCGCGAACGAGCGCTTCTGGCCCTATCACGTGACGCTGGTCGAGCCGGTCGCCGTGCCCGGCGCGGCGCGCGCGCTGCCGGCGTCGCTGCGCGGCGTGCTGATCCGCGCGAACGCCGACGGCAGCGTCCGCGTCGACTTCGGCCGCGACGGCATGCTCGACGTCCCGCTCGCCGCGACGGACGTCGTCGCGGGCGCGAACCGCACGCGCGAGGGAGAGGAGCTGAAGATCGGCCCGAACCTCGGCCACGCGATCGGCCCGCGCCTCGTGGATGCGAAGTTCGAGAAGGTGCACGCCGTGGTGTTCTCCCGCGCGCGCGAGTACCGCGGCTTCCTCACCGTGTTCGCGGACCTCGCGGACGAGCAGCTCGCCGCGATCGCGCGCGCGACGGCGCCGCTCCACGAGCACGGCGGGCTCGCCGTCGTCGTCTTTCCGCAGGGCGACGTCGCCGACGCGGTGGCGACCCGGAAGCTGCGCGAGCTCGGGTGGCCCGTGCTCAGCGCGCTCGACCGGCTGTCGGAGATGTACACCCGTACCCTCGTCGCCGGGCAGCCCCGGCTCCCCTACGTGATGCTGCAGACGAACGAGGGCCGGGTGCTGTACGAGGCCTCGTGGGGCCCGGGCGTCGGCGAGGCGCTCGTCGCGGCCGCGCACGAGCACTTCCCGGCGACCGCGGTCGCCGCGGGCGGCGAGCCGGCCCCGGCACCGCAGTAGCGGGCCGAGCCGACGGAGCGCCGGGCGGCCCGACCGCGCGCGGGCCCGCGCTCGACGGAAAACGCGCTTCAGCGCCTCGGGTTCGCGGCCGATCCTGCCTCGCGGCGACGTGTCCGGTGCACCGGCGAGGGTCGGTGTGCGCGCGTCGCGTTCGCGTTCGCGGGGGGACATCGGCGTGGTCGTGACGCTGGAGCACCTCGGTGCCGCCCTCCTGCTCGGCATCGTCGGTTGGCTGCTCGGGCGCGCACAGGCCTCCAGCCGCTCGCAGCTCGAGGTCGAGCGTCTGCGCCGCGATGCGCGCCAGCTCGAAGGCGCGTGCGAGCGGCACCGCGTCGCGAGCGAGGAGCTGCGCGAGCGCCTCGCCGAGGCGCAGGACACCACCGCGCAGCTCGAGCACTCGCTGCTCGAGCTCCCGGAGATCGCCCAGCGGCTCTCGGCGACGCGCAACCTGCGCGAGATCCCCGGCTCGGCCCTCGACCTCGTCGAGGAGATCTACGTCCCCGCCTACTGTGTCTTCTATCGCATGAACGACGGTGGCCTCGTCGCCGTCGCCGTGCGCGGGCAGAGCCCGTACCCGGTCGGCCACCGCGTGAAGGTGCGCGAAGGCGTCGTCGGGTGGTCGGCGATCCGCCAGATGGCGATCACCGGCTTCGAGTTCGAGTCGCTCGAGCTCCCGCACGACCCCGTCTACGGCTCGCCCCCGTTCTCGCTGTGCCTGCCCGTCGTCGACGGCCAGCGCACGCTCGGCGTGATCCTCGTCGGCCCGACGGAGCGCGAGCTCCCGCGCGGCCGCGAGATCGGCCGCACCATCGCACTCATCACGGCCGTCACGATCGCGCACACGCAGACGCTCAAGCAGCAGGAGCAGCTCGCGAAGACGGACGGCCTGACGGGGCTGCTCAACCGCACGCACCTGCTGAAGCAGCTCGGCGACATGATCGGTCAGCCGCACGCGAACCCGCGCATCTCGCTCTTCCTGTTCGACGTCGACCACTTCAAGCACTACAACGACGCGAACGGGCACCTCGCCGGCGACGACCTGCTCCGGCGGCTCGCCGCGCTCCTGAAGGACAACATCCGCGAGGGCGAGCTCGTCGGGCGCTACGGGGGCGAGGAGTTCCTGATGGTGCTCCCGGGCGTCGTCGGCGACGACGCCTACATGGCGGCCGACCGCGTTCGGAAGCTCATCGAGGAGCACTCGTTCGACCACAAGCAGAGCCAGCCGCTCGGCGACGTCACCGTGAGCGGCGGCGTGGCGACCTGGCCGATCCACGGGGCGACGACCGAGGAGGTGCTCCACTGCGCCGACCTCGCGCTCTACGAGGCGAAGCGGGCGGGGCGCAACCGCGTGCGCGCCTACTCGCGCGCGGCCTGCGACCCCGAGGCCGACGGCCCGTTCGGCGAGAGCCTCTAGCGCCGCGGGCGGATCGAGTGCCCGGCCGCCTGGCGCGGCCCGGGCGGGCCGGCCACGCGCGGCCCGAGCGGGCCTCCGGCGCGCCTCGAGTGCAACCTGCCGCTCGACTTCCGCCTCAACGCGCCCGGGGGAAGGCCCGATAGGGGCCCATGCGCCTGGTCCACCGCCACTGCGTGCTCGTGTCCGACGACGCCGAATGCGCGCTCGGACACATGGCGCTGCGGCTCTCGCGGATCGGGCTCGACCCCATCTATACGAACGACGCGGACGAGGCCGTCCTGCTCGCGGCCCAGGAGGCGGGGCGGCTCGGCGCGATCGCCTTCCCCGTCGCGCGGCCGATCGACGAGCTCGACCGCATGATCAAGAGCGTCGCGACGCGCGCGTCGATCACGCCCGACGCGATGGTGCCGGTCGGCCCGCGGCCCGCCGACGCGGCGGCGCTCGTGGCGCTGCGCGAGCGCGGCATCCGCTGGGCCGTCTGGGAGCCGTTCGACGACTCCGACCTCCGCTTCGTGCTCTCCGCGGTGCTGACGCGCCGCGCCGACTCCGACCTGCGCCTCGAGCCGCGCGTCCCCGCGCACGGCATGCGCGCGAAGCTCTACAAGGGACGCCTCGCGCGCGACGTCGCGGTGATCGACATCTCGGTCGGCGGCGCCTTCCTCGCCACCGACAAGCCGATGCCCGAAGACGCGCAGGTCTCGCTCGAGCTCACGATCGGCGCGCGCACGATGCCCATCCGCTCGCGCGTCCGCTGGGTGCGTCGCGAGCCCGACGGCGACCGGTGGGACCTCTCGACCGGCATGGGCGTCGAGTTCGAGGACGTGCGCCCGGAGGTGGCGGCCGAGCTCCGCCGCTTCGTCCAGACGCGGACGGCCGACTACGTCGTGACGACGGCGCGCACGATCGGCTGAGCGACCGGCGGGCGCTCCCGCGCCCGCGACGCGCCTAGCGAGCGTCGACGAAGAGCGAGGCCGACGCGGTCGCGACGCGCCCGCGCTCGTCGAAGAGCCGCGCGTGCGAGAATCCCGTGCCGTCGGTCCGCACCGACGTCGTGCCGTGCACGGCGATCCACTCGCCCTGCGGCGCGCGCTCGACGTGCAGCGTCACGTCGGGGTTGATCGAGACGAAGCGCGCGAAGTCGAGCGCGTTCGCGACGCCGCTCGTGAAGTCGCACGCGGCGGCGAGCCGCGCGAACGGCGTGAGCGGCTCGCCCTCCACGAGCGGGACGCGGCTGCGGATCCACACGGTGCTCGGGCCGCGCCCGGTCGGCTCGCCGTCCGCGCGCACGAAGTCGACGGCGCGCAGGTAGCCGGGCAGGTTCGGCACGCGGATGAGCGGCGACGCGCCGCGGCCGGGCGGGAAGGGCAGGGGCTCCTCCTCGGCGAGGTTCGGCGCGCCTTCGAGGCCGAGGCCGGTCGCGACGCGCAGCCAGAGCGCGGTGCCGCGCGCGACCTCGACCTCGCCGTGCAGCAGGGACGCGCGCGCGAGCTGCGTCCGCTTGCCGCTGCGCAGCACCTCGGTCGCCACGCGCAGCGCGGCCAGCGGGACCGGCCGCATCAGCTCGAACGTGACGCGGACGATCCGCATCGGCACGGGCGTCGGGCAGACCTCGAGCGAGCGCCCGAGCAGGCCGCAGACGGCGCCGCCGTGCTGTGCGTCGGGGCTCCACGGGCCGCCCGCGAGCGCGGTGGCGACGAAGGCGTCGCCGTCGCGCAGGAAGACGGCCGGCGGTGTCGCCCCGTCTTCCGCGCCTAACGACTCGGCGCGTACCAGATCGGCGACGTCCACGCGCGCTCCTGGATGACGGGGTCGTGGAGCGGCGAGCAGCAGGCCTCGTAGCCCATCGGGATGCTCTCGGGCTTCGCGCAGTCGACCGCGTGCGCGCGGCACACGTACTGGCTCCAGCGGCAGCTCGGGCTCTCGGTGACGCGCGCGTAGTAGAACGCGCTCGCGTCCGGGTCGAATTCGGGATCGCGCCAGACCGTGCACAGGCTGCGCGCGCCGCCGCCGCGCCGCTCGCACGTGGCGGTGTCGACGGTCGCGCCCGGCGGGCCGCTCGCGACGCGGAAGACGCGCTCGTGCGTCTCGCCGTCCGCGTCGACCCATCCTTTGACGACCTCGATGCCGTCGAGCGGCGTGCCGGGGTGCGTGCTCGTGCCCGGGTCCATCATCGCGGACACGGCGAAGGCGGGCGCCTTCGCGTCGGCCGGTGGCGGCGGCAGGTCGCCGCCCATCGGGACGCCGCCCGCGTAGCCGCGCGCGACGAGGTCGTCGGCTCCGCACAGGTCGTCGCCGTAGCCCCAGCCTCCGAAGAAGCGCACGACCGGCCGAGTGCCCGACGTGCCGTACGTCTCCTTGCGCAGCATCGCGGCGAAGATCGCGTCGCGCGTGTTCTCCTCGGCCCACACGACGGCGAGCCCGCCCGGGTTGTACTCGAGCTCGTCGGGCAGGCCCATCGCCGCCATCCCGCCTTCGCCCGCCGTGCCGCCCGCGCCGCCGTGACCGTAGGGCTGGTACTCCTCGGTCAGGCCGGGCGTGCCGAGGTGCGTGTCCGTGCTCGCGACGATGCCGTACTTGAACGGGTTCGCGCCGACGCGTCGCTCGACCGCGAGGCCCTTGCGGAGCGCCTCCCGCACCATGGCGCTCCGCTTCGGCGCCATGTGGTGCCAGACGTTCGGCGTCTGCCGCACGCCCGCGAACGAGTCGTACGGGAGCTTCTCGAAGCCGCATCCCTCGTCGGTGGTGTCG
This Myxococcota bacterium DNA region includes the following protein-coding sequences:
- a CDS encoding PilZ domain-containing protein, with the protein product MRLVHRHCVLVSDDAECALGHMALRLSRIGLDPIYTNDADEAVLLAAQEAGRLGAIAFPVARPIDELDRMIKSVATRASITPDAMVPVGPRPADAAALVALRERGIRWAVWEPFDDSDLRFVLSAVLTRRADSDLRLEPRVPAHGMRAKLYKGRLARDVAVIDISVGGAFLATDKPMPEDAQVSLELTIGARTMPIRSRVRWVRREPDGDRWDLSTGMGVEFEDVRPEVAAELRRFVQTRTADYVVTTARTIG
- a CDS encoding thioesterase family protein codes for the protein MDVADLVRAESLGAEDGATPPAVFLRDGDAFVATALAGGPWSPDAQHGGAVCGLLGRSLEVCPTPVPMRIVRVTFELMRPVPLAALRVATEVLRSGKRTQLARASLLHGEVEVARGTALWLRVATGLGLEGAPNLAEEEPLPFPPGRGASPLIRVPNLPGYLRAVDFVRADGEPTGRGPSTVWIRSRVPLVEGEPLTPFARLAAACDFTSGVANALDFARFVSINPDVTLHVERAPQGEWIAVHGTTSVRTDGTGFSHARLFDERGRVATASASLFVDAR
- a CDS encoding DUF3604 domain-containing protein, with product MIRPDPRTRRAPLHALALLGIALHAAAADGAVDRPYEVTEEREACASYEPLRRPLFGDTHVHTGYSLDARAQDNRSTPRDAYAFAKGAPLGLAPYMPDGQPMRHAALERPLDFTVVTDHSEALGEVRACYDPGNPGYDSDMCEAYRNLGGITRSLMLSKVLIERGRFRFCGEDAKYCREAHASAWRDIQEAAEEAYDRTSQCRFTSFVGYEYTASSDAGINLHRNVVFRNENVTDTAISWTDTGRASELWKRLRSECLEGTPGCDVLTIPHNSNLSSNGLMFASGTLRSKADAAVPITPEDARERARFEPLVEIMQHKGDSECLLGGDTTDEGCGFEKLPYDSFAGVRQTPNVWHHMAPKRSAMVREALRKGLAVERRVGANPFKYGIVASTDTHLGTPGLTEEYQPYGHGGAGGTAGEGGMAAMGLPDELEYNPGGLAVVWAEENTRDAIFAAMLRKETYGTSGTRPVVRFFGGWGYGDDLCGADDLVARGYAGGVPMGGDLPPPPADAKAPAFAVSAMMDPGTSTHPGTPLDGIEVVKGWVDADGETHERVFRVASGPPGATVDTATCERRGGGARSLCTVWRDPEFDPDASAFYYARVTESPSCRWSQYVCRAHAVDCAKPESIPMGYEACCSPLHDPVIQERAWTSPIWYAPSR
- a CDS encoding diguanylate cyclase; translated protein: MTLEHLGAALLLGIVGWLLGRAQASSRSQLEVERLRRDARQLEGACERHRVASEELRERLAEAQDTTAQLEHSLLELPEIAQRLSATRNLREIPGSALDLVEEIYVPAYCVFYRMNDGGLVAVAVRGQSPYPVGHRVKVREGVVGWSAIRQMAITGFEFESLELPHDPVYGSPPFSLCLPVVDGQRTLGVILVGPTERELPRGREIGRTIALITAVTIAHTQTLKQQEQLAKTDGLTGLLNRTHLLKQLGDMIGQPHANPRISLFLFDVDHFKHYNDANGHLAGDDLLRRLAALLKDNIREGELVGRYGGEEFLMVLPGVVGDDAYMAADRVRKLIEEHSFDHKQSQPLGDVTVSGGVATWPIHGATTEEVLHCADLALYEAKRAGRNRVRAYSRAACDPEADGPFGESL
- a CDS encoding PEP-CTERM sorting domain-containing protein (PEP-CTERM proteins occur, often in large numbers, in the proteomes of bacteria that also encode an exosortase, a predicted intramembrane cysteine proteinase. The presence of a PEP-CTERM domain at a protein's C-terminus predicts cleavage within the sorting domain, followed by covalent anchoring to some some component of the (usually Gram-negative) cell surface. Many PEP-CTERM proteins exhibit an unusual sequence composition that includes large numbers of potential glycosylation sites. Expression of one such protein has been shown restore the ability of a bacterium to form floc, a type of biofilm.); its protein translation is MKAKIFLATIASLTLAGSAQATLIAGWDFSQYAAGGFLSTNGINAVATLDANYSDLDPTFNAGAESAAYGTMYMDGTYGSTDVTPLLDTFAETFQPFDGSLSSGLTTPFPIPFDSHTVLASEGQTFQNFLSLAPNFGEQGSVVFEAALGSLLGDTWSLSFGGLAFGGTGASQALVEVAFDGGAYSSVGNANLTGVDTLFSFNLGATAANSVQVRLSLDSTSTISMIDNVAISAGNVVPEPGTGLLVTSGLLGLAAMGRRRN